The Vibrio sp. SNU_ST1 genome has a segment encoding these proteins:
- a CDS encoding PAAR domain-containing protein: MTLAARLTDMHVCPMQTPALPPIPHVGGPIVGPGVPTVLIGNMPAATLGDMCVCVGPPDSIIKGSATVLIMNKPAARMGDTTAHGGTIVLGMPTVMVGG; this comes from the coding sequence ATGACGTTAGCCGCAAGATTAACTGACATGCATGTTTGCCCGATGCAGACACCCGCACTTCCACCAATCCCCCATGTCGGTGGCCCAATCGTTGGTCCTGGTGTACCGACGGTTCTCATTGGCAATATGCCTGCAGCAACGCTTGGGGATATGTGTGTTTGTGTTGGTCCCCCAGATAGCATCATCAAAGGCAGTGCTACTGTACTTATCATGAATAAGCCTGCTGCGCGTATGGGAGATACAACCGCCCACGGGGGTACTATTGTCTTGGGTATGCCTACCGTAATGGTTGGAGGATAA
- a CDS encoding type VI secretion system Vgr family protein encodes MTDNFSPSASAIVAKDSKSNEHAVSDFAISEYLSKPFKIELTLISKNFSIDDQLGQKLSITRFINDTNNQAATRVFNGIVTQVQLLGMDSNLQYSSYRITLRPWFWLLIHTHSFRVYQNQSTKDIVSDVLTQAGFSGSFKAGTMPSSKREYCVQYDESDFDFVTRLLAEEGVHYFFQHSDSDHVMMLQDAQSPYKKSDIGKLDMIEVPSGNNPLIDKWMPQGQFHGSSIELTSYDYSQTKLVSSKQKKSGHKIANNTKLTKQFYPNLGITGGMEDLASNLVKRRIEQLEQNYQTVEAEAQHDSFELGKWFSLSSHLDKDQLGDYLVTELHTSYSTENHCQTRLTLLDTSTPNYPSPTDKAKIHGLQSAIVAGNTAGEINQDEQGRVRIQFHWDTQTSGDKTSCYVRVAQMMAGNGYGAQFIPRVGQEVLVSFIDGDPDQPIITGSVYNSKNPPPYKEANSTKTGISTKLSGLANELYFDDKKDNELLYMHATKDFTKEIENNLTETIKGELIQKTTKQVNVSTEDNYTLNSDKAITAKGKSISLEADDKIELKVGSSKITMSSSSISIEASNIDIKASSALNLEGMNVTSKATSANKISGVTTALEATSSNSIKGLSVAIKADTTLTAEGSLSAEFKSGLKGTFNGGVLGELKGAIVKVN; translated from the coding sequence ATGACGGATAATTTCTCCCCTTCTGCCAGTGCGATTGTGGCAAAAGATTCTAAAAGCAATGAGCATGCAGTCAGCGATTTTGCTATTTCTGAGTACCTATCGAAGCCTTTTAAAATCGAACTAACACTCATATCAAAAAATTTTTCAATTGATGACCAGCTTGGTCAAAAGCTTTCGATAACACGCTTTATTAACGACACTAACAACCAAGCAGCCACGCGTGTATTCAACGGCATTGTTACGCAAGTTCAATTATTGGGCATGGACAGTAACCTGCAGTATTCTAGTTATCGCATCACTCTAAGGCCGTGGTTTTGGTTATTGATACACACTCACTCTTTCCGTGTTTATCAAAACCAATCGACTAAAGATATCGTTTCAGATGTGTTAACCCAAGCAGGTTTCAGTGGCTCGTTTAAAGCTGGCACCATGCCCTCATCCAAACGAGAGTATTGCGTTCAATATGATGAAAGCGACTTTGATTTCGTAACTCGCCTGCTTGCTGAAGAAGGGGTTCATTACTTTTTCCAACACAGCGACTCAGATCACGTGATGATGCTACAGGACGCTCAGAGCCCTTATAAAAAGTCAGATATCGGTAAACTGGACATGATTGAAGTCCCTTCAGGCAACAATCCGTTGATCGATAAATGGATGCCACAAGGTCAATTTCATGGTTCCAGTATCGAACTGACTAGCTATGATTACTCACAAACTAAACTCGTGAGCAGCAAACAGAAAAAATCCGGTCACAAAATAGCTAACAACACAAAGCTAACGAAACAGTTTTACCCTAACCTTGGTATAACTGGTGGGATGGAAGACCTTGCCAGTAACCTAGTGAAAAGACGCATTGAACAGCTCGAGCAAAATTATCAAACCGTAGAAGCCGAAGCGCAACACGATTCATTTGAATTGGGCAAGTGGTTTTCGCTATCATCCCATTTAGACAAAGATCAACTCGGTGACTATTTAGTCACAGAACTTCACACGAGTTATAGCACCGAAAACCATTGTCAAACACGTCTCACCCTTCTTGACACGTCGACTCCTAATTATCCTTCACCGACGGATAAGGCAAAAATACACGGACTACAAAGCGCCATCGTAGCCGGCAATACCGCAGGTGAGATTAATCAAGATGAACAAGGTCGAGTTCGCATTCAATTTCATTGGGATACACAAACATCCGGAGACAAAACGAGTTGCTACGTGCGTGTTGCTCAGATGATGGCTGGCAATGGTTATGGTGCTCAGTTTATTCCAAGAGTAGGACAAGAAGTACTGGTCAGTTTTATTGATGGTGACCCAGACCAACCGATTATCACAGGAAGCGTTTATAACAGTAAAAACCCACCACCTTACAAAGAAGCTAACTCAACGAAAACAGGCATTAGCACTAAGTTAAGCGGATTGGCTAACGAGCTCTATTTTGACGATAAGAAAGACAATGAGCTCTTGTACATGCATGCAACCAAAGACTTCACGAAAGAAATAGAGAACAACCTGACAGAGACCATTAAAGGTGAACTGATCCAGAAAACCACCAAACAAGTTAACGTCTCAACAGAAGATAATTACACCCTCAACTCAGACAAAGCTATCACTGCCAAAGGTAAATCTATATCCCTAGAAGCGGATGACAAGATTGAGCTAAAGGTTGGGTCCAGCAAAATCACTATGTCTTCATCTTCTATTAGTATTGAAGCAAGTAACATTGATATCAAAGCTAGTAGCGCACTCAACCTTGAAGGCATGAACGTAACAAGTAAGGCGACATCCGCGAACAAGATATCAGGTGTAACAACCGCTCTCGAAGCGACAAGCTCCAACAGTATTAAAGGACTCAGTGTCGCGATTAAAGCGGATACCACACTCACAGCTGAGGGTTCTTTAAGTGCCGAGTTTAAATCAGGCCTAAAAGGTACTTTTAATGGCGGCGTACTTGGTGAATTAAAGGGTGCTATTGTAAAGGTGAATTAG